One genomic window of Aricia agestis chromosome 7, ilAriAges1.1, whole genome shotgun sequence includes the following:
- the LOC121728921 gene encoding protein ILRUN, whose translation MDDEDISVVAPSVGDIDQSLLLQFSCMNTTDRDELVSQMQRLLGPSLNHNTASFFLDMSNWNLQAAICCYLDYSVPPKLPSMSLKAAQSLESAVGPLTCFQQHWSIANTGTEAWPGSCRIVQTGGESFDATPVYVPPLPPGHTTNVTMNLRSPSAPGTHRGFFHLVTDKGEQVGDPLWVEVNVESEETMALAQQLAALPVPSSPLEDSVSQMPSQDDQMC comes from the exons ATGGACGACGAAGATATATCCGTCGTAGCCCCTAGCGTAGGTGACATAGATCAAAGTCTTCTCTTACAATTTAGTTGTATGAACACTACTGATAGAGATGAGCTCGTAAGCCAAATGCAAAGACTGCTAGGACCTAGTTTAAACCATAACACTGCAAGTTTTTTCCTAGACATGAGTAATTG GAATTTACAAGCTGCAATCTGTTGTTATCTAGATTATAGTGTACCACCTAAACTTCCTTCTATGTCACTGAAAGCTGCTCAAAGCCTGGAATCGGCAGTAGGTCCATTAACATG TTTCCAACAGCATTGGAGTATAGCCAATACAGGGACTGAAGCTTGGCCTGGGAGTTGTAGGATAGTCCAAACTGGTGGGGAGTCATTTGATGCGACTCCGGTATATGTACCTCCACTACCACCAGGGCATACAACTAATGTGACTATGAATCTTCGGTCACCCAGTGCACCTGGGACCCACAGAGGCTTCTTCCATTTAGTGACAGACAAAGGGGAACAAGTTGGAG atccACTTTGGGTAGAAGTAAATGTTGAATCGGAGGAAACTATGGCTCTAGCGCAGCAACTTGCTGCTCTGCCTGTACCCAGCAGCCCTTTGGAAGACTCAGTGTCCCAA ATGCCATCACAAGATGATCAGATGTGTTGA